One genomic region from Croceicoccus sp. YJ47 encodes:
- a CDS encoding glycosidase, with protein sequence MPEYRADRLVFAPGDVDLSRSPMAGAFDAETYVLGAFNPGMTRLPNGNLLLMVRVAEALRHPKHDGHIRAIRWDGGAYRLDPWPLAEVDTADPRKFMVPGGGWKVMALTSLSWLLPVELSADGLQVVAVHYERAIAPAADYQCYGVEDARISRVGERYYMTTCSVSPERHSTTLYTSDNALDWTLEGIVLDHQNKDMLIFEGQIDGKFWAQTRPLGDLYFAYPPGSEWRAGPSINLSSSPDALHWKPHDKPGIRPHAATIATARMGGGTPPILTEIAGMRGWLSLWHGVEPGGIVGTYRTYWSLLDPGDPSQTLATQHEPLMEANEALTQPLSDAMYIDNVVFTTGIADAGDHFVVASGEADLACRITHVPKGAFRPA encoded by the coding sequence ATGCCTGAGTACCGGGCCGACCGGCTGGTCTTTGCGCCCGGCGACGTGGATCTGTCGCGTTCGCCGATGGCGGGGGCGTTCGATGCCGAAACCTACGTGCTGGGCGCGTTCAATCCGGGAATGACGCGGCTTCCCAATGGCAATCTGCTGCTCATGGTGCGGGTGGCGGAGGCCTTGCGTCACCCGAAACACGATGGCCATATCCGCGCGATCCGGTGGGACGGGGGCGCATACCGGCTCGATCCATGGCCGCTCGCCGAGGTGGACACCGCCGACCCGCGCAAGTTCATGGTGCCGGGCGGCGGGTGGAAGGTGATGGCCCTGACCAGCCTGTCATGGCTTTTGCCGGTGGAATTGTCCGCGGACGGGTTGCAGGTGGTTGCCGTCCATTACGAGCGTGCCATCGCGCCTGCGGCGGATTATCAATGCTATGGCGTGGAGGATGCGCGGATTTCGCGCGTGGGGGAGCGTTATTACATGACGACCTGCTCCGTTTCGCCGGAGCGGCATTCGACCACGCTCTATACCTCCGACAATGCGCTGGACTGGACGCTGGAGGGGATCGTCCTCGACCATCAGAACAAGGACATGCTGATCTTCGAAGGGCAGATCGATGGGAAGTTCTGGGCGCAGACGCGGCCGCTGGGCGATCTCTATTTCGCCTATCCGCCGGGCAGCGAATGGCGCGCCGGCCCGTCGATCAACCTGTCCAGCAGCCCGGACGCGCTGCACTGGAAACCCCATGACAAGCCGGGCATCCGTCCCCATGCCGCGACGATCGCGACCGCGCGCATGGGTGGGGGGACGCCGCCGATCCTGACCGAGATTGCGGGGATGCGCGGCTGGCTCTCCCTCTGGCACGGGGTGGAGCCCGGCGGCATCGTGGGCACCTATCGGACCTATTGGTCGCTGCTCGACCCCGGCGATCCGTCGCAAACGCTCGCCACGCAGCACGAACCGTTGATGGAGGCGAACGAAGCGCTGACGCAGCCGCTGTCCGATGCGATGTATATCGACAATGTCGTGTTCACCACCGGCATCGCCGATGCGGGAGACCATTTCGTGGTGGCGTCGGGGGAGGCGGATCTTGCCTGCCGCATCACCCATGTGCCCAAGGGTGCTTTTCGTCCTGCATAG
- the gmk gene encoding guanylate kinase, with translation MDRTSDSPDTGTHERPALQRRGLMFILSSPSGAGKTTIARKLLTADPALALSVSATTRPMRPGEVDGRDYHFVSREKFDAMIDDSAFLEWAHVFGHSYGTPKSHIWAGLKEGQDFLFDIDWQGTQQLHQRAEADVVPVFILPPSIDELRRRLTARATDDPQVIDARMERARAEISHWHDYQYVVVNDDIDACYRQVRQILEAERLRRARQTGLVRFVRELTEDGNRA, from the coding sequence ATGGACAGAACTTCAGATTCGCCCGACACCGGCACGCACGAACGCCCCGCCCTGCAACGCCGGGGCCTGATGTTCATCCTGTCCTCGCCCTCGGGAGCGGGCAAGACCACCATCGCGCGCAAGCTGCTCACCGCCGATCCCGCGCTCGCGCTGTCGGTATCGGCGACGACGCGCCCGATGCGTCCGGGCGAGGTCGACGGGCGCGATTACCATTTCGTCAGCCGTGAAAAATTCGACGCGATGATCGACGACAGCGCCTTTCTCGAATGGGCGCATGTCTTCGGCCACAGCTATGGCACGCCCAAATCGCACATCTGGGCCGGATTGAAGGAAGGGCAGGACTTCCTTTTCGACATCGACTGGCAAGGGACGCAGCAATTGCACCAGCGGGCCGAGGCGGACGTGGTGCCGGTCTTCATCCTGCCGCCCAGCATCGACGAATTGCGCCGCCGCCTGACCGCGCGGGCCACGGACGATCCGCAGGTCATCGACGCCCGCATGGAACGTGCGCGCGCCGAAATCAGCCATTGGCACGATTACCAATATGTCGTCGTCAACGACGATATCGACGCCTGTTACCGCCAGGTCCGCCAGATTCTGGAGGCGGAACGCCTGCGCCGCGCGCGTCAGACGGGCCTCGTCCGCTTCGTGCGCGAACTGACCGAGGACGGCAATCGGGCCTGA
- a CDS encoding SDR family oxidoreductase — MTDTTTPTNASDAHTARTPLTGRKAIVTGGTTGIGRAIAVLLASEGVEVFICGRDEDHLADALARIAEVGTGHGIACDLATKDGLDRFYREAEATLGGYDIAVLNAAAGYGGLTDVDEDELRYAIAQDFTQYVVGAHKAVNHMRDHGDIVMIGSYSVHKLGGGSTVYAGIKSGIHGFAEALRREVSRDGIKVTLIVPALTGSDMQKPDIPPEKQAERINAHTMMRAEDIAVGVHFALTQPRRTVVQEMVLVQRDTDA, encoded by the coding sequence ATGACCGATACGACCACGCCGACGAACGCGTCCGACGCGCACACCGCCCGCACCCCGCTCACCGGGCGAAAGGCCATCGTCACCGGGGGCACCACCGGCATCGGGCGCGCGATCGCGGTGCTGCTCGCCTCCGAAGGGGTAGAGGTGTTCATCTGCGGCCGGGACGAGGATCACCTTGCCGACGCGCTCGCCCGCATTGCGGAGGTGGGCACCGGCCATGGCATCGCCTGCGACCTCGCGACGAAGGACGGGCTGGACCGGTTTTACCGGGAGGCGGAGGCGACTCTGGGCGGCTACGACATTGCCGTGCTGAACGCGGCGGCGGGTTATGGCGGCCTGACCGACGTGGACGAGGATGAACTGCGCTATGCCATCGCGCAGGATTTCACGCAGTATGTCGTCGGCGCGCACAAGGCCGTGAACCACATGCGGGACCATGGCGATATCGTCATGATCGGCAGCTATTCGGTGCACAAGCTGGGCGGCGGATCGACGGTGTATGCCGGGATCAAGTCGGGCATTCACGGTTTTGCCGAGGCATTGCGCCGCGAGGTTTCGCGGGACGGGATCAAGGTCACGCTGATCGTGCCGGCACTCACCGGATCGGACATGCAGAAGCCCGATATTCCGCCCGAAAAGCAGGCCGAGCGCATCAACGCGCATACCATGATGCGGGCCGAGGATATCGCCGTCGGCGTCCATTTCGCGCTGACGCAGCCGCGCCGCACCGTGGTGCAGGAAATGGTGCTGGTGCAGCGCGACACCGATGCCTGA
- the hisH gene encoding imidazole glycerol phosphate synthase subunit HisH, producing MGGHLALIDYGAGNLHSVANALKAAGAGDIRVTADPEIVRDAERIVLPGVGAFGACANALRSIDGMVAAMEERVMSGGAPFLGICVGMQLLATRGVERGVHDGLDWIGGEVRAIAVTDPAIKVPHMGWNDVAPMRHHDGAELIEDGEAYFLHSYHFAVDDGRDIAALTDHGGAITAAVARDNLLGVQFHPEKSQRYGIALLERFLDWRP from the coding sequence TTGGGCGGGCATCTTGCTCTCATCGATTATGGCGCGGGCAACCTGCATTCGGTCGCCAATGCGCTGAAAGCCGCGGGCGCGGGCGATATTCGCGTCACCGCCGATCCCGAAATCGTGCGCGATGCCGAGCGCATCGTCTTGCCCGGCGTCGGCGCGTTCGGGGCATGCGCCAATGCCCTGCGCAGCATCGACGGCATGGTCGCGGCGATGGAGGAACGCGTAATGTCCGGCGGGGCGCCGTTCCTCGGCATTTGCGTGGGGATGCAATTGCTGGCCACGCGCGGGGTCGAACGCGGCGTGCATGACGGGCTCGACTGGATCGGCGGGGAGGTGCGCGCGATCGCGGTGACCGATCCGGCCATCAAGGTGCCGCACATGGGGTGGAACGACGTTGCGCCGATGCGCCATCACGACGGCGCCGAGCTGATCGAGGATGGCGAGGCCTATTTCCTCCACAGCTATCATTTCGCGGTCGACGATGGCCGCGATATTGCCGCGCTGACCGATCATGGCGGGGCGATTACGGCGGCGGTGGCGCGGGACAACCTGCTCGGCGTGCAGTTCCACCCGGAAAAGAGCCAGCGTTACGGCATCGCGCTGCTCGAACGCTTTCTCGACTGGCGGCCCTGA
- a CDS encoding DUF3008 family protein translates to MPAKSKAQQKAADAALSAKRGETKVSDLQGASKDMYDSMSEDELEDFASTDRKDLPEKKD, encoded by the coding sequence ATGCCGGCAAAGTCAAAGGCACAGCAGAAGGCCGCCGACGCGGCCCTTTCGGCAAAGCGCGGCGAGACGAAAGTCTCCGACCTTCAGGGCGCGTCGAAGGACATGTACGATTCCATGTCGGAGGACGAGCTGGAGGATTTCGCCTCCACCGACCGGAAAGACCTTCCCGAAAAGAAGGACTGA
- a CDS encoding DUF1810 domain-containing protein, whose translation MSGSASGLARFVEAQDGIYERALGELRDGAKRSHWMWFVFPQIAGLGHSAMARRYAIADAAEARAYLRHDVLGPRLIGCTDAVLDWAGRRGAVEIMGDIDAMKLRSSMTLFEACSDTPEAGQRFGAVIDAFYDGQRDAATGARLGL comes from the coding sequence ATGAGCGGGTCTGCATCCGGGCTCGCCCGCTTTGTCGAGGCACAGGACGGCATTTACGAACGTGCGCTCGGCGAATTGCGCGACGGGGCGAAGCGGTCCCACTGGATGTGGTTCGTCTTTCCGCAGATTGCCGGTTTGGGCCACAGCGCGATGGCGCGCCGCTATGCCATTGCCGATGCGGCAGAGGCGCGCGCCTATCTGCGGCACGATGTGCTCGGCCCGCGCCTCATCGGATGCACCGATGCCGTTCTCGATTGGGCGGGACGACGCGGCGCGGTGGAGATCATGGGCGACATCGACGCCATGAAACTGCGCAGTTCGATGACCCTGTTCGAGGCATGCAGCGATACGCCGGAAGCAGGCCAACGCTTCGGCGCGGTGATCGACGCATTTTACGATGGGCAGCGCGACGCGGCGACCGGCGCGCGCCTCGGCCTATAA
- the hisF gene encoding imidazole glycerol phosphate synthase subunit HisF, producing MTVRVRVIPCLDVADGRVVKGVNFVDLVDAGDPVEQARAYDAAGADELCFLDISASHEGRGTLIDMVRRTAEVCFMPLTVGGGVRGAEDARALLLAGADKVAVNSAAVSRPQVVSEIAERFGSQCIVASVDARRVDNSGENSGEKRWEIFTHGGRKATGIDAIDHARRLADLGAGELLVTSMDGDGTKRGYDLDLTRAIADAVRVPVIASGGVGTLDHLVEGVTKGHASAVLAASIFHFGQHSIAEAHDALRAAGLPARG from the coding sequence ATGACCGTCCGGGTTCGCGTCATTCCCTGCCTCGACGTGGCGGATGGCCGCGTGGTGAAGGGGGTGAATTTCGTCGATTTGGTCGATGCGGGCGATCCGGTCGAACAGGCGCGTGCCTATGACGCGGCGGGCGCGGACGAATTGTGCTTCCTCGACATTTCGGCCAGCCACGAGGGGCGCGGCACGCTGATCGACATGGTGCGGCGCACGGCGGAGGTGTGCTTCATGCCGCTCACCGTGGGGGGCGGCGTGCGCGGGGCGGAGGATGCGCGCGCATTGTTGCTCGCCGGCGCGGACAAGGTCGCGGTCAATTCCGCCGCCGTGTCCCGTCCGCAAGTGGTGAGCGAGATCGCCGAACGTTTCGGGAGCCAGTGCATCGTCGCCAGCGTGGATGCCCGGCGTGTGGATAACTCCGGTGAAAATTCCGGGGAAAAACGGTGGGAAATCTTCACCCACGGCGGGCGCAAGGCGACGGGCATCGACGCGATCGACCATGCGCGGCGGCTCGCCGATCTGGGCGCGGGGGAATTGCTCGTGACCTCGATGGATGGCGACGGGACGAAGCGGGGCTACGACCTCGATCTCACCCGCGCGATTGCCGATGCGGTGCGCGTGCCCGTCATCGCCAGCGGGGGTGTCGGCACGCTCGACCATCTGGTGGAGGGGGTGACGAAGGGGCACGCGAGCGCCGTGCTCGCCGCGTCGATCTTTCATTTCGGACAGCATTCGATTGCCGAGGCGCATGACGCCCTGCGCGCCGCGGGGCTTCCGGCGCGAGGGTAG
- the dapD gene encoding 2,3,4,5-tetrahydropyridine-2,6-dicarboxylate N-succinyltransferase, giving the protein MTDQADLISQIDAAFEDRANVTPESVDVRRPVEAALQMLDNGEARVAERGADGEWVVNQWLKKAVLLSFRLNDNEIVPDGSGGAPAYDKVPSKFAGWTDARFEEAGFRVVPGAVARRGSHIGKGVVLMPSFVNIGAFVDEGAMIDTWATVGSCAQIGKNVHLSGGAGIGGVLEPLQADPVIIEDGAFIGARSEVAEGVRVGEGAVLSMGVYLGASTRIVDRATGAVHTGYVPPYSVVVPGTMPGKPLPDGSEGPSLYCAVIVKTVDAQTRGKTAINELLRP; this is encoded by the coding sequence ATGACCGATCAAGCCGACCTGATATCGCAAATCGACGCCGCGTTCGAGGACCGCGCCAATGTCACGCCCGAAAGCGTCGACGTCCGCCGTCCGGTCGAAGCGGCGCTGCAGATGCTCGACAATGGCGAGGCGCGGGTGGCCGAACGCGGTGCCGATGGCGAATGGGTGGTGAACCAGTGGCTGAAAAAGGCGGTGCTGCTGTCCTTTCGCCTGAATGACAATGAAATCGTGCCCGACGGTTCGGGCGGCGCGCCCGCCTATGACAAGGTGCCGTCGAAATTCGCCGGGTGGACCGATGCGCGTTTCGAGGAGGCCGGTTTCCGCGTCGTCCCCGGCGCGGTCGCGCGGCGGGGCAGCCACATCGGCAAGGGCGTCGTGCTCATGCCCAGCTTCGTCAACATTGGCGCGTTCGTCGACGAAGGCGCGATGATCGACACCTGGGCGACCGTCGGTAGCTGCGCGCAGATCGGCAAGAACGTGCACCTGTCGGGCGGCGCGGGCATCGGCGGCGTGCTCGAACCGTTGCAGGCGGACCCGGTCATCATCGAGGACGGCGCCTTCATCGGTGCGCGTTCCGAAGTGGCCGAGGGCGTGCGCGTGGGCGAAGGCGCGGTGCTCTCCATGGGCGTGTATCTGGGCGCATCGACCCGCATCGTCGACCGTGCGACGGGCGCGGTGCACACAGGCTACGTTCCGCCCTATTCCGTGGTCGTGCCGGGCACCATGCCGGGCAAGCCGCTTCCCGACGGGAGCGAGGGCCCCTCGCTCTATTGCGCGGTCATCGTGAAAACCGTGGATGCGCAGACCCGCGGCAAGACCGCAATCAACGAGCTGCTGCGCCCGTAA
- a CDS encoding DUF72 domain-containing protein, giving the protein MSVRTGIGGWRFDGWRAGVFYPDDLPRRKELHFASRQVSAIEVNGTYYRLQKPETFAAWRADVPDGFVFALKASRYICNRRKLADAGEAVERFFAQGLTELGDALGPILWQFPDYRAFDAEDLAAFFALLPRERHGLPLRHVMEVQHDSFRCAEFVDLARGHDIAIAYVDGPGGLAMADLSGGLGYMRMKGARSDLASGYDDAALDDKARIAADWDQGVAPNGVNRITTARMGAMDDVYVFVIDGAKERAPAAAIALAGRL; this is encoded by the coding sequence ATGAGCGTTCGAACAGGCATCGGCGGCTGGCGTTTTGACGGATGGCGCGCGGGCGTGTTCTATCCCGACGATCTGCCTCGCCGCAAAGAACTGCATTTCGCGTCGCGGCAGGTCTCCGCGATCGAGGTGAACGGCACCTATTATCGCCTGCAAAAACCCGAAACCTTCGCCGCCTGGCGCGCGGATGTGCCCGACGGTTTCGTTTTCGCGCTCAAGGCGTCACGCTACATCTGCAATCGCCGCAAGCTCGCCGATGCGGGCGAAGCGGTCGAGCGGTTCTTTGCGCAGGGGTTGACTGAGCTGGGCGATGCGCTGGGCCCGATCCTGTGGCAATTTCCCGATTACCGCGCTTTCGATGCCGAGGATCTGGCCGCGTTTTTCGCGCTTCTGCCCCGCGAACGGCACGGCTTGCCGCTGCGGCACGTGATGGAGGTGCAGCATGACAGCTTCCGCTGCGCCGAATTTGTCGATCTGGCGCGGGGGCATGATATTGCCATCGCCTATGTCGACGGACCGGGTGGGCTGGCCATGGCCGATCTGTCGGGTGGGCTTGGCTATATGCGGATGAAGGGGGCGCGGTCGGACCTTGCCTCCGGATACGACGACGCGGCGCTGGACGACAAGGCGCGTATCGCGGCGGATTGGGACCAGGGGGTCGCCCCCAATGGCGTCAACCGGATCACCACGGCGCGCATGGGGGCTATGGACGACGTTTATGTTTTCGTCATCGACGGGGCGAAGGAACGCGCACCTGCCGCCGCGATTGCCCTCGCCGGACGTTTATAG
- a CDS encoding DUF3140 domain-containing protein, whose translation MDDDEKKECRKQFGDCVNMQPKELEEWLDTDESKSVGDSDGGESTGHRSGRRIVEIKRRNVDELTDADYDHMQKVIGYIHRHLEQRPDGDVEDTNWRYSLMNWGHDPLK comes from the coding sequence GTGGACGACGACGAGAAGAAAGAATGCCGCAAGCAATTCGGCGACTGCGTGAACATGCAGCCCAAGGAGCTTGAAGAATGGCTCGACACCGACGAATCGAAATCGGTCGGTGACAGCGATGGCGGCGAAAGCACCGGCCATCGTTCGGGCCGCCGCATCGTCGAGATCAAGCGCCGCAATGTCGATGAACTCACCGATGCCGATTACGACCATATGCAGAAGGTAATCGGCTACATCCATCGCCACCTGGAACAGCGGCCCGACGGCGATGTCGAGGATACGAACTGGCGCTATTCGCTCATGAACTGGGGGCATGATCCGCTGAAATGA
- a CDS encoding SspB family protein — MTETPPDSMIPYDEIVQEALRAVVGRVLGQVQANGSVLPGGHHFYITFKSQAPGVDIPDHLRARFPDEMTIVLQNKFWDLVVADDFFSVGLSFNQMPAKLVIPYAAITAFVDPAVDFGLQFQPVGHDAEPEPHEDANNDAIRGPGGDAEQGGNPGVDEATDGDDGSNVVTVDFGKKK, encoded by the coding sequence ATGACAGAGACCCCGCCAGACAGCATGATCCCCTATGACGAAATCGTTCAGGAAGCCCTGCGCGCCGTCGTGGGCCGCGTATTGGGACAGGTGCAAGCCAATGGCAGCGTCCTGCCCGGCGGACATCATTTCTACATCACCTTCAAATCGCAGGCGCCCGGCGTCGACATTCCCGACCATTTGCGCGCGCGTTTCCCCGATGAAATGACCATCGTGTTGCAGAACAAGTTCTGGGACCTGGTCGTGGCCGACGATTTCTTCTCGGTCGGGCTGAGCTTCAATCAGATGCCGGCGAAGCTGGTCATTCCCTATGCCGCGATCACCGCTTTTGTCGATCCGGCGGTGGATTTCGGCCTTCAGTTTCAGCCCGTCGGCCATGATGCAGAGCCCGAACCCCACGAGGATGCGAACAATGACGCGATCCGCGGGCCGGGGGGCGATGCGGAACAGGGCGGCAATCCGGGCGTTGATGAAGCGACCGATGGCGATGACGGCTCCAATGTCGTGACCGTCGATTTCGGAAAGAAGAAATAG
- a CDS encoding S8 family peptidase: MPTNFDTAEYRRSDGPEQHNVISAWQKGVTGKGVAIGIVDTGIDPDNPEFAGRLSAASADVAGSRGLESEDGHGTQVALVAAAARNDTGVIGIAYDATIIALRADTPGSCATEDPEDPSTGCTFGDRAIAAGINRAADAGARVVNLSLGGGRAGREVRNAVARAAAMGVVVVVSAGNDGDSTDVDIDPDNPDPFATDTLSGAPANVIIAGSVDADNRISGFSNRAGSFAASFLSARGGRVCCVYENGEVFTTEENGTSFVYVVSGTSFAAPQISGAVALLAQAFPNLSGDQIVEILLNSARDLGDPGADAIYGRGLLDIAAAFAPQGATTLAGSATPVSLSDVGGTTGTAMGDASAGARMGAVILDGYDRAYAMDLAASLREASPTPRLHRAMAGATRNLAFDAGKLALGFTISNDSTQAPDPVSRLTLTEEQGRQAQVLAARVSAQLAPDTAIAFGFRQGAGGLQAMLQGAQQPAFMIAGDARGELGVIARTDAALALRRELGDFGLTLSAEGGTLWQMRDRDALRDARVRPDRMTRFAATLDRQWEDVDIGLSLGWMAEDRTILGSRFHAALGQGGADSMMLDGGFGWRIGDRWRLGGGYRHAFTHARESGAVAGGSRLSANAWNVDLERRGVFASGDALALRLSQPLRVTGGGVRFNLPVSWDYDREEAIFGIRTLALAPTGREIATEIAWRGRTVLGDLAASLYYRTDPGHIADFPADKGVAMQWSHRF; the protein is encoded by the coding sequence GTGCCGACCAACTTCGATACGGCTGAGTATCGCCGCTCGGACGGGCCGGAGCAGCATAATGTCATCTCCGCTTGGCAGAAGGGCGTGACCGGCAAGGGGGTCGCGATCGGGATCGTCGATACCGGCATCGATCCGGACAATCCGGAATTTGCCGGGCGCCTGTCCGCCGCATCCGCCGATGTCGCCGGAAGCCGCGGGCTGGAATCGGAGGACGGGCACGGGACGCAGGTCGCGCTGGTCGCGGCGGCCGCGCGCAATGATACAGGCGTGATCGGCATCGCGTATGATGCCACGATCATCGCCCTGCGCGCAGACACGCCGGGCAGCTGCGCCACCGAAGATCCCGAAGATCCCTCCACCGGTTGCACCTTCGGCGACCGGGCCATCGCCGCCGGGATCAATCGCGCCGCCGATGCGGGCGCGCGGGTGGTCAATCTCTCGCTCGGCGGGGGCAGGGCGGGGCGCGAGGTGCGCAACGCGGTGGCGCGTGCGGCGGCCATGGGCGTCGTGGTGGTCGTGTCGGCGGGCAATGACGGCGATTCCACCGATGTGGATATCGACCCGGACAATCCCGACCCCTTCGCCACCGATACGTTGAGCGGGGCGCCCGCCAACGTCATCATCGCCGGGTCGGTCGATGCCGACAATCGCATTTCGGGTTTCAGCAACCGGGCCGGCAGTTTCGCCGCATCCTTTCTCTCCGCGCGCGGCGGGCGCGTATGCTGCGTCTATGAAAACGGGGAGGTTTTTACGACGGAGGAGAACGGCACGAGCTTTGTCTATGTCGTGTCGGGTACCAGCTTCGCCGCGCCGCAGATTTCGGGCGCGGTGGCCTTGCTCGCGCAGGCGTTTCCCAATCTTTCGGGCGATCAGATTGTCGAGATTCTCCTCAACAGCGCGCGCGATCTGGGCGATCCGGGTGCCGATGCCATCTATGGCCGCGGGCTGCTCGACATCGCCGCCGCGTTCGCGCCGCAGGGGGCGACCACGCTCGCCGGGTCCGCCACGCCGGTCAGCTTGAGCGATGTGGGCGGGACCACCGGCACGGCGATGGGCGATGCGTCCGCAGGTGCCCGGATGGGCGCGGTGATTCTCGATGGATATGACCGTGCCTATGCGATGGATCTTGCCGCCTCGCTGCGGGAGGCTTCGCCGACGCCGCGCCTGCACCGCGCGATGGCGGGGGCGACGCGCAACCTGGCGTTCGATGCCGGGAAACTCGCCCTGGGCTTTACCATATCGAACGATTCGACACAGGCGCCCGACCCGGTGTCGCGCCTCACCCTGACCGAGGAGCAGGGCCGGCAGGCGCAGGTCCTGGCCGCGCGCGTATCGGCGCAGCTTGCGCCGGATACCGCGATCGCCTTCGGGTTCCGGCAAGGCGCGGGGGGATTGCAGGCGATGCTCCAAGGCGCGCAGCAGCCCGCCTTCATGATCGCAGGCGATGCACGGGGCGAGCTTGGCGTGATCGCGCGCACCGATGCCGCGCTCGCCTTGCGCCGCGAACTCGGCGATTTCGGCCTCACGCTCAGCGCCGAAGGCGGCACCTTGTGGCAGATGCGCGACCGCGACGCGTTGCGCGATGCGCGGGTGCGGCCCGACCGGATGACGCGCTTTGCCGCGACGCTCGACCGGCAATGGGAGGATGTCGACATCGGCCTTTCGCTCGGCTGGATGGCGGAGGATCGCACCATTCTGGGCAGCCGTTTCCACGCCGCATTGGGGCAGGGCGGCGCGGATAGCATGATGCTGGATGGCGGGTTTGGCTGGCGGATAGGCGACCGATGGCGGCTCGGCGGCGGTTATCGGCATGCCTTTACCCACGCCCGCGAATCGGGCGCGGTGGCAGGGGGCTCGCGCCTGTCCGCCAATGCATGGAACGTGGATCTGGAACGGCGGGGCGTCTTCGCATCGGGCGACGCGCTGGCCCTTCGCCTATCGCAACCGCTGCGTGTGACGGGCGGAGGCGTGCGTTTCAACCTTCCCGTATCGTGGGATTACGACCGGGAGGAGGCCATTTTCGGCATTCGGACGCTGGCGCTTGCACCCACCGGGCGGGAAATCGCGACCGAGATCGCGTGGCGCGGGCGCACCGTGCTGGGCGATTTGGCGGCGAGCCTCTATTACAGGACCGACCCCGGCCATATCGCCGACTTCCCCGCGGACAAGGGCGTCGCGATGCAATGGTCGCACCGCTTCTGA
- a CDS encoding DUF2945 domain-containing protein, protein MSENKFQKDQYVEWSWGNGTAKGQIKERFERDVERTLKGSKVKKNGTEDNPAYLIKQEDGDEVLKLGSELEAAN, encoded by the coding sequence ATGTCCGAGAACAAGTTTCAGAAAGACCAGTATGTCGAGTGGAGCTGGGGCAACGGCACCGCGAAGGGACAGATAAAGGAGCGTTTCGAGCGTGACGTGGAACGCACGCTCAAGGGCTCCAAGGTCAAGAAGAACGGCACCGAGGACAATCCTGCCTATCTCATCAAGCAGGAAGACGGTGACGAGGTTCTGAAACTCGGGTCCGAGCTTGAGGCGGCGAACTGA
- the hisA gene encoding 1-(5-phosphoribosyl)-5-[(5-phosphoribosylamino)methylideneamino]imidazole-4-carboxamide isomerase, translated as MIVFPAIDLKGGQVVRLAEGDMNRATVYGDDPAAQARLFAEAGAMHLHVVDLDGAFAGEARNREAVESIVADFPGHVQLGGGIRTPAAVEGWFDLGVSRIVIGTAALTDPDFVKAMAREYPGGIVVAVDARDGMVATAGWADVSDVPIADMAKRFEDAGVASLLFTDIGRDGLLKGCNIDATVELARSSSLPVIASGGVKGIDDIRMLSLHADDGIEGVITGRAIYDGRLDLAAALQMAAKSEERG; from the coding sequence ATGATCGTATTTCCCGCAATCGACCTCAAGGGTGGGCAGGTCGTCCGCCTTGCCGAAGGTGACATGAATCGCGCCACCGTCTATGGCGACGACCCCGCCGCGCAGGCCCGCCTCTTTGCCGAGGCAGGCGCCATGCATCTGCATGTCGTCGACCTCGACGGCGCCTTTGCCGGGGAGGCCCGCAATCGCGAGGCGGTGGAGAGCATCGTCGCCGATTTTCCCGGCCACGTGCAGCTTGGCGGCGGCATCCGCACGCCCGCGGCGGTGGAGGGGTGGTTCGACCTCGGCGTGTCGCGCATCGTCATCGGCACGGCGGCCCTCACCGATCCCGATTTCGTGAAGGCCATGGCCCGCGAATATCCCGGCGGTATCGTCGTTGCGGTCGATGCGCGCGACGGCATGGTCGCCACGGCGGGATGGGCCGATGTGTCCGACGTGCCCATCGCCGACATGGCCAAAAGGTTCGAGGATGCGGGCGTGGCCTCTCTCCTGTTCACCGACATCGGGCGGGACGGGCTGCTCAAAGGTTGCAATATCGACGCGACGGTCGAGCTTGCACGCAGTAGCAGCCTGCCCGTCATCGCGAGCGGCGGGGTGAAGGGGATCGACGATATTCGCATGCTGTCGCTCCATGCCGACGACGGGATAGAGGGGGTCATCACCGGCCGCGCGATCTATGACGGGCGGCTCGACCTTGCCGCCGCATTGCAGATGGCGGCGAAGAGCGAGGAGCGCGGATGA